The following proteins come from a genomic window of Lolium rigidum isolate FL_2022 chromosome 5, APGP_CSIRO_Lrig_0.1, whole genome shotgun sequence:
- the LOC124652870 gene encoding cyclin-dependent kinase B1-1-like isoform X3: MEKYEKLEKVGEGTYGKVYKARVAGTGQLVALKKTRLEMDEEGIPPTALREISLLRLLSSSLYVVRLLSVEQVTKPCGKAVLYLVFEFLDTDLKKFVDGFRKGPSPKPLPTQVIKSFLYQLCKGTAHCHAHGVLHRDLKPQNLLVDKEKGLLKIADLGLSRAFTVPMKSYTHEIVTLWYRAPEVLLGATHYSTSVDIWSIGCIFAEMVRRQALFPGDSELQQLLHIFRLLGTPTEEQWPGVCSLRDWHEYPRWQAQSLARAVPTLEPEGLDLLSKMIQFDPANRISAKAAMDHCYFDSLDKSQF; this comes from the exons ATGGAGAAGTACGAGAAGCTGGAGAAGGTCGGGGAGGGCACGTACGGCAAGGTGTACAAGGCGCGGGTGGCGGGCACGGGCCAGCTGGTGGCGCTCAAGAAGACCCGCCTCGAGATGGACGAGGAGGGGATCCCGCCCACGGCGCTCCGCgagatctccctcctccgcctcctctcctcctccctctacGTCGTCCGCCTCCTCTCCGTCGAGCAGGTCACCAAGCCATGCGGCAAGGCCGTGCTCTACCTCGTCTTCGAGTTCCTCGACACCGACCTCAAGAAGTTCGTCGACGGCTTCCGCAAGGGGCCGTCGCCAAAGCCGCTGCCCACGCAGGTCATCAAG AGTTTCTTGTACCAGCTATGCAAAGGAACTGCGCATTGCCATGCCCATGGTGTCCTTCACCG GGATTTAAAGCCACAAAATTTGCTGGTGGACAAGGAGAAAGGGTTACTGAAAATTGCAGACCTTGGGCTAAGTAGAGCTTTTACTGTTCCCATGAAAAGTTACACCCATGAG ATTGTGACGCTCTGGTATAGAGCTCCTGAAGTTTTACTTGGCGCGACACATTACTCAACTAGTGTTGACATTTGGTCCATTGGTTGCATCTTTG CTGAAATGGTCAGAAGACAAGCTCTTTTTCCTGGTGACTCGGAGTTGCAACAGCTGCTTCACATTTTCAG GTTGTTGGGAACTCCTACTGAAGAGCAGTGGCCTGGAGTATGTTCTCTGAGAGACTGGCACGAATATCCACGCTGGCAGGCACAGAGTTTGGCACGTGCTGTTCCAACATTGGAGCCTGAAGGACTTGACCTGTTATCG AAAATGATTCAGTTTGATCCAGCAAATAGGATCTCAGCTAAAGCCGCCATGGACCATTGCTACTTCGACAGCCTTGACAAGTCCCAGTTCTAG
- the LOC124652870 gene encoding cyclin-dependent kinase B1-1-like isoform X1, whose protein sequence is MEKYEKLEKVGEGTYGKVYKARVAGTGQLVALKKTRLEMDEEGIPPTALREISLLRLLSSSLYVVRLLSVEQVTKPCGKAVLYLVFEFLDTDLKKFVDGFRKGPSPKPLPTQVIKSFLYQLCKGTAHCHAHGVLHRDLKPQNLLVDKEKGLLKIADLGLSRAFTVPMKSYTHEIVTLWYRAPEVLLGATHYSTSVDIWSIGCIFAEMVRRQALFPGDSELQQLLGTPTEEQWPGVCSLRDWHEYPRWQAQSLARAVPTLEPEGLDLLSKMIQFDPANRISAKAAMDHCYFDSLDKSQF, encoded by the exons ATGGAGAAGTACGAGAAGCTGGAGAAGGTCGGGGAGGGCACGTACGGCAAGGTGTACAAGGCGCGGGTGGCGGGCACGGGCCAGCTGGTGGCGCTCAAGAAGACCCGCCTCGAGATGGACGAGGAGGGGATCCCGCCCACGGCGCTCCGCgagatctccctcctccgcctcctctcctcctccctctacGTCGTCCGCCTCCTCTCCGTCGAGCAGGTCACCAAGCCATGCGGCAAGGCCGTGCTCTACCTCGTCTTCGAGTTCCTCGACACCGACCTCAAGAAGTTCGTCGACGGCTTCCGCAAGGGGCCGTCGCCAAAGCCGCTGCCCACGCAGGTCATCAAG AGTTTCTTGTACCAGCTATGCAAAGGAACTGCGCATTGCCATGCCCATGGTGTCCTTCACCG GGATTTAAAGCCACAAAATTTGCTGGTGGACAAGGAGAAAGGGTTACTGAAAATTGCAGACCTTGGGCTAAGTAGAGCTTTTACTGTTCCCATGAAAAGTTACACCCATGAG ATTGTGACGCTCTGGTATAGAGCTCCTGAAGTTTTACTTGGCGCGACACATTACTCAACTAGTGTTGACATTTGGTCCATTGGTTGCATCTTTG CTGAAATGGTCAGAAGACAAGCTCTTTTTCCTGGTGACTCGGAGTTGCAACA GTTGTTGGGAACTCCTACTGAAGAGCAGTGGCCTGGAGTATGTTCTCTGAGAGACTGGCACGAATATCCACGCTGGCAGGCACAGAGTTTGGCACGTGCTGTTCCAACATTGGAGCCTGAAGGACTTGACCTGTTATCG AAAATGATTCAGTTTGATCCAGCAAATAGGATCTCAGCTAAAGCCGCCATGGACCATTGCTACTTCGACAGCCTTGACAAGTCCCAGTTCTAG
- the LOC124652870 gene encoding cyclin-dependent kinase B1-2-like isoform X2, with amino-acid sequence MEKYEKLEKVGEGTYGKVYKARVAGTGQLVALKKTRLEMDEEGGFRKGPSPKPLPTQVIKSFLYQLCKGTAHCHAHGVLHRDLKPQNLLVDKEKGLLKIADLGLSRAFTVPMKSYTHEIVTLWYRAPEVLLGATHYSTSVDIWSIGCIFAEMVRRQALFPGDSELQQLLHIFRLLGTPTEEQWPGVCSLRDWHEYPRWQAQSLARAVPTLEPEGLDLLSKMIQFDPANRISAKAAMDHCYFDSLDKSQF; translated from the exons ATGGAGAAGTACGAGAAGCTGGAGAAGGTCGGGGAGGGCACGTACGGCAAGGTGTACAAGGCGCGGGTGGCGGGCACGGGCCAGCTGGTGGCGCTCAAGAAGACCCGCCTCGAGATGGACGAGGAGGGG GGCTTCCGCAAGGGGCCGTCGCCAAAGCCGCTGCCCACGCAGGTCATCAAG AGTTTCTTGTACCAGCTATGCAAAGGAACTGCGCATTGCCATGCCCATGGTGTCCTTCACCG GGATTTAAAGCCACAAAATTTGCTGGTGGACAAGGAGAAAGGGTTACTGAAAATTGCAGACCTTGGGCTAAGTAGAGCTTTTACTGTTCCCATGAAAAGTTACACCCATGAG ATTGTGACGCTCTGGTATAGAGCTCCTGAAGTTTTACTTGGCGCGACACATTACTCAACTAGTGTTGACATTTGGTCCATTGGTTGCATCTTTG CTGAAATGGTCAGAAGACAAGCTCTTTTTCCTGGTGACTCGGAGTTGCAACAGCTGCTTCACATTTTCAG GTTGTTGGGAACTCCTACTGAAGAGCAGTGGCCTGGAGTATGTTCTCTGAGAGACTGGCACGAATATCCACGCTGGCAGGCACAGAGTTTGGCACGTGCTGTTCCAACATTGGAGCCTGAAGGACTTGACCTGTTATCG AAAATGATTCAGTTTGATCCAGCAAATAGGATCTCAGCTAAAGCCGCCATGGACCATTGCTACTTCGACAGCCTTGACAAGTCCCAGTTCTAG